A window of Candidatus Neomarinimicrobiota bacterium genomic DNA:
GCCACCTCTGTTGTGGACTTTGAGGGAGGGCGGTTGCAGCTGATCGGTATCCGCCTGGATAACGGTTGTCCCGTTATTGGGCAGTCGCTGGATGCGGTTCAGTCCAGGAACGGCTCGCTTGCTTTTAGTGCTGTGGGTATTATTCGTGGACAGGAAACAATCATGCCCCACGGAAAGACCGAATTTGATATAAACGACATTTGTTATTTTCTTGTGAGAAAGGAACAGGTTGAAAACCTGTTGTACATGGTCGGCAAGCCGGTTCGCGAGACCAGGAATGTGATGATTCTGGGCGGAGGGAAGATTGGCCGTGCTGTGGCTTACGAACTTCAGGAGGAGATAAATGTGAGGCTAGTGGAAAAAAATCGTGACAAGGCGCAGATGCTGGCGTCTGAGTTAAATAAAACACTGGTCCTGAATGGTGACGGAACTGACATTGAATTTCTGAGACTTGAGAGTCTTGAAGAGCTTGACAGCTACATTGCGGTTACAGAGAACGAACAGACGAATCTTTTATCAGCTTTGCTGGCCAAACACTTAGGTGTCCGTCAAACTATGATCCATGTCTCCACAACCGAATATATCCCGGCCATGAAAATGATAGGTCTTGATGTCGTTGTCAGTAAGAATATGTGCACAGTCAACGAGATCCTGGAATACATAAAAAGTGATGAAAAACTGGTGGTCACCAATTTTGAAGATATTGACGTGGAAGCCATTGAATTTAGCCCGGAGCCCGGAAGCAAGATAACACAAAAACCTTTGGGTGAAATAGGCTTTCCCACTGCATCTGTCATTGGTGCAATAAATCACCACGGTCATGTCTCTATCGCTCATGGAGACACCGAAATTACAGAAGAGGATACTGTTCTTGTCTTTTCACTGCCTGATGCAATTCCCAAAGTGGAAAAGCTCTTTAATTGAATGAATGCACATTCGTTCGATACTTAATGTTTTAGCAGCACTGCTGACCATCCTGGGAGCGACCATGCTTCTATCCGCGGCGTGGTCTTTTTACTATGAAGAGCCCGATCTTGAAGGTCTACTCATGTCCTCAGGGATAACAGTTGCTGTCAGTCTGCCCGTCTGGATTTTGACGCGGAGAAAGGTGACGCTGTCTGTTAAAGACGGATTTGCCATAGTAACACTGGCTTGGTTCACAATCGCTATTTTTTCTTCGCTGCCCTTTATTTTAACTGGTACCATTCCAAATCTGACGGACGCATTTTTTGAATCCATGTCTGGTATTACTACAACTGGTGCATCTATCCTGGGCAATCCTGCCACAATGCCACACCTGGCCAACGGAATTGAGAGTTTGGGGAAAGGAGTACTCTTCTGGAGAAGTTTCATTCAGTGGATCGGCGGAATGGGGATTATTGTCTTCAGCATTGCGATTTTGCCGCTATTGGGTGTGGGCGGTGTTCAGTTGTTCAAGGTTGAAGTACCGGGACCTGTGCCTGACAAGTTAAAACCGAGGGTTCAGGAAACTGCCAAGAGTCTATGGCTTGTCTATTTGGGTGTTACAGCAGTAGAGGTAATCCTGCTTATGTTTGGTGGCATGACATTTTTCGATGCGCTTTGTCACTCTTTTACCACTATGGCAACAGGCGGTTTTTCGACGAAAAATACCAGTATTTCCCATTTCAACAGCGCCTATGTGGAATATGTAATCATCCTTTTCATGTTCCTTGCTGGTGTCAATTTTGCGCTCCACTGGAAGATCATTACCAATCCTAAACGGTTGAGCTATTTTCGGGATGGTGAATTCAAGTTTTACGGGCTCATGGTTCTGTTGGTCACAGTCTTCCTTGCCGCAAGAATTGCCTTAAATGTTGAAGACCTGTCTCACAAAATCATCAGAGATTCTCTTTTTCAGGTTGTTTCCATTTTGACCACAACCGGTTTCAGCACTGCAGATTATCTTCTTTGGGGACCCTTTGCTAAACTCTCTTTGCTTTTGTTGATGTTTGTTGGGGGCTGTGCCGGCTCTACGAGCGGTGGCATGAAGATCGGCCGCATCATGGTGGTGATCAAATATAGTCTTTCTGAGATCAAACGGCTCCTCCATCCCAGAGCAGTCATCCCGGTCAGGATTGGGCGGCAGATGATCTCAGAAGAG
This region includes:
- the trkA gene encoding Trk system potassium transporter TrkA — encoded protein: MVKIVVIGAGEVGFQLSKGLSEEDFDITIIEISMERVQRASENLDVITVHGDGTSPDILREADVEKADIVVAVTRVDEVNLIASQLSHELGANKIIARLRNTEYSEKGSLIRPERFGIDKVIHPEMAATAEINRLVRQTSATSVVDFEGGRLQLIGIRLDNGCPVIGQSLDAVQSRNGSLAFSAVGIIRGQETIMPHGKTEFDINDICYFLVRKEQVENLLYMVGKPVRETRNVMILGGGKIGRAVAYELQEEINVRLVEKNRDKAQMLASELNKTLVLNGDGTDIEFLRLESLEELDSYIAVTENEQTNLLSALLAKHLGVRQTMIHVSTTEYIPAMKMIGLDVVVSKNMCTVNEILEYIKSDEKLVVTNFEDIDVEAIEFSPEPGSKITQKPLGEIGFPTASVIGAINHHGHVSIAHGDTEITEEDTVLVFSLPDAIPKVEKLFN
- a CDS encoding TrkH family potassium uptake protein, producing MLLSAAWSFYYEEPDLEGLLMSSGITVAVSLPVWILTRRKVTLSVKDGFAIVTLAWFTIAIFSSLPFILTGTIPNLTDAFFESMSGITTTGASILGNPATMPHLANGIESLGKGVLFWRSFIQWIGGMGIIVFSIAILPLLGVGGVQLFKVEVPGPVPDKLKPRVQETAKSLWLVYLGVTAVEVILLMFGGMTFFDALCHSFTTMATGGFSTKNTSISHFNSAYVEYVIILFMFLAGVNFALHWKIITNPKRLSYFRDGEFKFYGLMVLLVTVFLAARIALNVEDLSHKIIRDSLFQVVSILTTTGFSTADYLLWGPFAKLSLLLLMFVGGCAGSTSGGMKIGRIMVVIKYSLSEIKRLLHPRAVIPVRIGRQMISEEVIRNTLGFVLFYVSIFVTVSVILTVLGLDLESAFGATAASIGNIGPGLGSVGPVANYAHLPALAKWLLTFCMLLGRLEIFTVMVFLNTFFSRR